A genomic region of Marinobacter sp. NP-4(2019) contains the following coding sequences:
- a CDS encoding Hsp20/alpha crystallin family protein — MSNITRWNPISEFDDLMNRYNRLLGLTRGNGEREGKDLFSRSDWAPAVDIKESPEAFTIEAELPGMTKEDVKVTVHEGVLSIQGERKHEEETQDRKLHRIERVYGSFLRRFTLPENVDEGSIKASFKDGILSLTLQKSEPAEPKAIEVEVQ, encoded by the coding sequence ATGAGCAACATTACACGCTGGAATCCGATCAGTGAATTTGACGACCTGATGAACCGTTACAATCGACTACTGGGCCTGACCCGAGGCAACGGTGAGCGGGAAGGCAAGGACCTGTTCAGTCGCAGCGACTGGGCGCCTGCAGTTGATATCAAGGAAAGCCCGGAAGCTTTCACCATTGAGGCGGAGCTGCCAGGTATGACCAAGGAAGATGTCAAAGTCACTGTCCACGAAGGTGTGCTCAGCATCCAGGGTGAGCGCAAGCACGAGGAAGAAACGCAAGACAGAAAACTCCACCGCATCGAGCGGGTCTATGGCAGCTTCCTGCGGCGTTTCACCTTGCCGGAGAACGTGGACGAGGGCAGTATCAAGGCCAGCTTCAAGGACGGGATACTGTCACTCACCCTGCAGAAGTCCGAGCCCGCTGAACCCAAGGCCATTGAGGTCGAGGTTCAGTAA
- a CDS encoding gamma carbonic anhydrase family protein, whose protein sequence is MTNVRSHKGITPQFGERAWIDPSAVVIGDVQTGNDVSIWPMTVVRGDMHKIRIGDRCSVQDGSVLHITHASDYNPGGYPLIIGDDVTIGHKALLHGCTVGNRVLVGMGCIIMDGAVVEDEVIVAAGCLVPPGKTLESGHLYVGSPCKKARALTDNERTFFKYTAANYVKLKDEYLNGQD, encoded by the coding sequence TTGACGAATGTACGTTCTCACAAGGGTATCACGCCACAGTTTGGCGAGCGCGCCTGGATTGACCCCAGTGCAGTAGTGATCGGTGATGTTCAAACCGGTAATGACGTTTCGATCTGGCCGATGACAGTGGTACGGGGCGATATGCATAAGATTCGCATCGGTGACCGTTGCAGTGTCCAGGATGGCTCAGTCCTCCACATCACCCACGCCAGTGATTACAATCCCGGCGGTTATCCGCTGATCATTGGCGACGATGTCACCATTGGCCACAAGGCCCTGCTGCATGGGTGCACGGTGGGCAACCGGGTGTTGGTGGGCATGGGCTGCATTATCATGGACGGTGCCGTGGTGGAGGATGAGGTTATTGTCGCTGCCGGGTGCCTGGTGCCGCCCGGCAAGACTCTGGAATCTGGCCATCTTTATGTCGGGTCTCCGTGCAAGAAGGCGCGCGCGCTGACGGACAACGAGCGCACTTTCTTCAAATATACCGCTGCCAACTACGTCAAATTGAAGGACGAATATCTGAACGGGCAGGATTGA
- a CDS encoding antitoxin Xre/MbcA/ParS toxin-binding domain-containing protein → MREGKSYSLSDLVAQCDPDAPIPDTLREWERMVPVGLELVITRHAIDVVHQAIRIWESRERALDWLQRPIPALEDERPCDLLGTPEGCCRIASVLQKIEHGDFS, encoded by the coding sequence ATGAGGGAAGGAAAATCTTACAGCCTGAGTGATCTCGTGGCCCAGTGTGACCCGGACGCCCCGATTCCAGATACGCTCCGAGAATGGGAGCGGATGGTGCCGGTTGGATTGGAACTGGTTATCACGCGGCACGCAATCGACGTTGTTCATCAGGCGATACGAATCTGGGAGTCGCGGGAACGAGCATTGGACTGGCTCCAGCGACCGATTCCAGCGCTTGAAGATGAAAGACCCTGCGACCTGTTGGGTACCCCTGAGGGTTGTTGCAGGATAGCGTCGGTGCTCCAGAAAATTGAGCACGGTGATTTCAGCTGA